One stretch of Deinococcus apachensis DSM 19763 DNA includes these proteins:
- a CDS encoding AAA family ATPase, which produces MGRCWPSPTPPLRRGRRRRRGSGKRSGWRACLDPARACPSGPARVILITGRMAAGKSTVAQGLAEALPRSVHLRGDVLRRLIVNGRADPTPDMPPTADAQLALRYRIALSVARQDVEAGFTVVYQDVILEDDPRLVESLLEGLPLSVVVLCPSPEVVARRDEERGKTGYGGARRAVRGRTRSVPAPLEISLRRLGEARVPA; this is translated from the coding sequence ATCGGGCGGTGCTGGCCCTCTCCTACGCCCCCGCTGCGGCGCGGGAGGCGGCGGAGGCGGGGCTCCGGGAAGCGTTCCGGCTGGAGGGCGTGTCTTGATCCCGCCCGAGCCTGCCCTTCCGGCCCAGCCCGCGTCATTCTGATCACCGGCAGGATGGCGGCGGGCAAAAGTACCGTGGCGCAGGGGCTCGCCGAAGCCCTGCCCCGGAGCGTGCATCTGCGGGGCGATGTCCTTCGGCGCCTGATCGTGAACGGCCGGGCCGATCCCACCCCCGACATGCCTCCCACCGCTGACGCACAACTCGCCCTGCGGTACCGCATCGCCTTGAGTGTCGCCCGCCAGGACGTGGAGGCCGGGTTCACCGTCGTCTATCAGGACGTGATCCTGGAAGACGACCCGCGTCTCGTCGAGTCGCTCCTAGAAGGATTGCCGCTGTCCGTGGTGGTGCTGTGCCCCTCACCCGAGGTGGTCGCCCGGCGTGACGAGGAGCGGGGCAAGACCGGTTATGGCGGCGCGCGGCGCGCGGTCCGTGGCCGAACTCGATCTGTCCCTGCGCCGCTGGAGATCAGCCTGCGGCGGCTGGGGGAGGCGCGGGTTCCGGCGTAG
- a CDS encoding GTP pyrophosphokinase — protein MDSEALVQAYREALPEYERLRDAVVAHTTRLLTEAGLNIHHVTGRVKRPGSLGDKLRRKPGRYTELEDVTDLVGVRVITYFASDVNVVARLMEEHHLVDWDHSIDKSRMHDPDRFGYLGVHYVLRAEPDLVPELPGARYEVQIRSILQHAWAEIEHDLGYKNREAVPREVRRRFYRLAGLLEMADEEFMVLHRMVRDYAATLPARVAEDPESVFIDAQSMKYLLATSPVHDLDEDLAAALRLPVLSGWSDPERPQRLASLLHYVGVHSVGGLLRDLSRHGAEVRQFGAALMPRLPETWKPIGGLRPGISLVQYALLRACANPALDPDEVVRVLDISGRGTLEEMVAKVREVYGQVTGHSAAD, from the coding sequence ATGGACAGCGAGGCGCTGGTGCAGGCGTACCGGGAGGCCCTGCCGGAGTACGAGCGGCTGCGCGACGCGGTGGTGGCACACACGACCAGGCTCCTGACCGAGGCGGGCCTGAACATTCACCACGTCACGGGGCGGGTGAAGAGGCCCGGCAGTCTCGGCGACAAGCTGCGGCGCAAGCCCGGGCGGTACACGGAGCTGGAGGACGTGACCGACCTCGTGGGCGTGCGGGTCATCACCTACTTCGCCAGCGACGTGAACGTGGTCGCCCGGCTGATGGAGGAGCACCACCTCGTCGACTGGGACCACTCTATCGACAAGTCGCGAATGCACGACCCCGACCGCTTCGGCTACCTGGGCGTGCATTACGTGCTGCGCGCCGAGCCCGACCTCGTGCCCGAGCTGCCCGGCGCGCGGTACGAGGTGCAGATCCGCTCCATCCTCCAGCATGCCTGGGCCGAGATCGAGCACGACCTGGGCTACAAGAACCGCGAGGCGGTGCCGCGCGAGGTGAGGCGCCGCTTCTACCGCCTGGCGGGCCTGCTGGAGATGGCCGACGAGGAATTCATGGTCCTGCACCGCATGGTCCGCGACTACGCCGCCACCCTGCCCGCCCGCGTTGCCGAGGACCCCGAGAGCGTGTTCATCGACGCGCAGAGCATGAAGTACCTGCTCGCCACCTCGCCCGTCCACGACCTGGACGAGGACCTCGCCGCCGCCCTGCGCCTTCCCGTCCTGTCAGGCTGGTCCGACCCCGAGCGCCCGCAGCGCCTCGCCAGCCTTCTGCACTACGTCGGCGTGCATTCGGTCGGGGGGCTGCTGCGCGACCTCTCCCGGCATGGGGCGGAGGTGCGGCAGTTCGGCGCGGCCCTGATGCCCCGCCTGCCCGAGACGTGGAAGCCCATCGGGGGGCTGCGCCCCGGCATCAGCCTGGTGCAGTACGCGCTGCTGCGGGCCTGCGCCAACCCCGCCCTCGACCCCGACGAGGTGGTCCGGGTCCTGGACATCAGCGGGCGGGGAACGCTGGAGGAGATGGTGGCGAAGGTGCGCGAGGTCTACGGGCAGGTGACCGGGCACTCGGCGGCGGACTGA
- a CDS encoding amidase family protein — protein MPIATPDPILDLDAASLSAATRRGDLTAQEVTRAYLARLRALNPRLRAVITVNESAEADAERLDALPAERRGHLHGLPILIKDNIDVAALPTTAGSLLMTRHVPERDAPLVARLRAAGAVILGKANLTEWANFMTLGMPNGYSGAGGQTVNPWGEGLDTGGSSSGSGVAVAARMCVAAIGTETSGSILSPAQQSGVIGLKPTVGLIPRTGVVPISHSQDTAGPITRSVRDAALLLGVMAGPDDTDAASRLIPVPDLTLQAGALEGSVIGVLRDPPGSPVDEAERASLSRAEAVLIEAGATLQDVTLESAPELSGWRLEVLVYEFKHDLNAYLAGVRDGPRSLAEVIEANDTNPERLQRYGQTLLYAAQGTRGDLSERAYREARARDLDQTRTRGLDPLFALGLDALLWPGLHGYAVGAKAGYPSVTVPTGLHDGTPTGVLLTGPAGSDGRLLSLAADLNLRLGGVQFPPDAPA, from the coding sequence GTGCCCATCGCCACTCCCGATCCCATCCTCGACCTCGACGCCGCCTCGCTGAGCGCCGCCACCCGCCGGGGCGACCTGACCGCCCAGGAGGTGACGCGGGCATACCTCGCGCGCCTGCGTGCCCTCAACCCCCGGCTGCGGGCCGTCATCACCGTGAACGAGTCGGCGGAGGCCGACGCCGAACGCCTCGACGCCCTGCCCGCCGAGCGGCGCGGGCACCTGCACGGCCTGCCCATCCTGATCAAGGACAACATCGACGTGGCGGCGTTGCCGACCACCGCTGGGAGCCTGCTGATGACCCGGCACGTGCCCGAGCGGGACGCGCCCCTCGTCGCCCGGCTGCGGGCCGCCGGGGCCGTCATCCTGGGCAAGGCCAACCTGACCGAGTGGGCCAACTTCATGACGCTGGGGATGCCCAACGGCTACTCCGGGGCGGGCGGCCAGACGGTGAACCCCTGGGGCGAGGGGCTGGATACCGGAGGCTCCTCCAGTGGGAGCGGCGTGGCCGTCGCCGCCCGAATGTGCGTGGCCGCTATCGGCACCGAGACAAGCGGGAGCATCCTCAGCCCGGCGCAGCAGAGCGGCGTGATCGGCCTGAAGCCCACGGTCGGCCTGATTCCCCGCACGGGCGTGGTGCCCATCAGCCACAGCCAGGACACTGCCGGGCCGATCACCCGCTCGGTGCGCGACGCCGCGCTGCTCCTGGGCGTGATGGCCGGACCCGACGACACGGACGCGGCGAGCCGCCTCATCCCCGTCCCCGACCTGACGCTGCAGGCCGGGGCGCTGGAGGGCAGCGTGATCGGCGTGCTGCGAGACCCGCCCGGCAGCCCGGTGGACGAGGCTGAACGCGCCTCCCTCTCCCGCGCCGAGGCCGTGCTGATCGAGGCCGGGGCCACCCTCCAGGACGTGACGCTGGAAAGCGCCCCTGAGCTGAGCGGCTGGCGGCTGGAAGTCCTCGTGTACGAGTTCAAGCACGACCTGAACGCCTATCTGGCCGGAGTGCGGGATGGCCCCCGCAGCCTGGCCGAGGTCATCGAGGCGAACGATACCAACCCCGAACGGCTCCAGCGCTACGGGCAGACGTTGCTGTACGCCGCCCAGGGCACCCGCGGCGACCTGAGCGAGCGCGCCTATCGCGAGGCCCGCGCCCGCGACCTCGACCAGACCCGGACGCGCGGCCTCGATCCCCTCTTCGCCCTGGGGTTGGACGCGCTGCTGTGGCCCGGGCTGCACGGCTACGCGGTGGGCGCGAAGGCCGGGTATCCCAGCGTGACCGTGCCGACCGGCTTGCACGACGGCACCCCGACCGGCGTGCTGCTCACCGGACCCGCGGGCAGTGATGGCCGCCTGCTCTCGCTCGCCGCCGACCTGAACCTGCGGCTTGGTGGGGTGCAGTTCCCGCCCGATGCCCCGGCTTGA
- a CDS encoding DUF4383 domain-containing protein, whose protein sequence is MVRTFARVAGIIYLLVGILGFVPALLSAPTGPHVAVGAFHGNLLGLFPVNLMHNIVHLAIGAWGLASAGSFGAAVSFSRGLAILYAILAIMGLIPGLNTLFGLAPLHGNDIWLHAGTALIAAYFGWGAARDTATISS, encoded by the coding sequence ATGGTACGGACTTTTGCACGGGTCGCAGGCATCATCTACCTGCTCGTCGGCATTCTGGGGTTCGTCCCCGCCCTGCTCTCGGCCCCGACAGGCCCCCACGTCGCTGTCGGGGCCTTCCACGGCAACCTGCTCGGGCTGTTCCCCGTCAACCTGATGCACAACATCGTTCACCTTGCCATCGGGGCCTGGGGGCTGGCGAGCGCGGGCTCCTTCGGCGCGGCCGTCAGTTTTTCCCGTGGCCTGGCGATCCTTTACGCCATCCTCGCCATCATGGGCCTGATCCCCGGCCTGAACACCCTGTTCGGGCTTGCCCCGCTGCACGGCAACGACATCTGGCTGCACGCGGGCACCGCCCTGATCGCCGCCTACTTCGGCTGGGGCGCGGCGCGGGACACGGCGACCATCTCCAGTTAA
- a CDS encoding metallophosphoesterase has translation MRVFAIADLHLSSVTPKPMTVFGPNWAGHPELLFERWREEVRPGDLVLLPGDLSWAMRLPDALADLALIAALPGTKVLLRGNHDYWWTSAGKLRAALPPDMLAIQNDAVRVGNVVVCGSRGWLTPGYEPLSEDDQRLLSREAERLRLSTQAASRLRQPGDHLLLMLHYPPASPPYPPNALTPVIEAARPDLMVYGHLHGVNPERALRHVNGVPAFLVAADGLKFRPKLLLDTGEG, from the coding sequence ATGCGCGTGTTCGCCATCGCCGATCTGCACCTCTCCAGCGTGACGCCCAAGCCCATGACGGTGTTCGGGCCGAACTGGGCCGGGCACCCGGAGCTGCTGTTCGAGCGCTGGCGGGAGGAGGTGCGCCCCGGCGACCTCGTGCTGCTGCCCGGCGACCTCTCGTGGGCGATGCGGCTCCCGGACGCGCTGGCCGACCTCGCCCTGATCGCGGCGCTGCCGGGAACCAAGGTGCTGCTGCGTGGCAATCACGACTACTGGTGGACGAGCGCGGGCAAACTGCGCGCCGCCCTGCCGCCCGACATGCTCGCCATTCAGAACGACGCCGTGCGGGTCGGGAACGTGGTCGTGTGCGGCTCGCGCGGCTGGCTCACGCCCGGCTATGAGCCCCTGAGCGAGGACGACCAGCGGCTGCTGAGCCGCGAGGCCGAACGCCTGCGCCTGAGCACCCAGGCCGCCTCGCGGCTCCGGCAGCCCGGCGACCACCTCCTCCTGATGCTGCACTACCCGCCCGCGAGTCCCCCCTACCCGCCGAACGCGCTGACCCCTGTCATTGAGGCCGCGCGCCCCGACCTCATGGTGTACGGGCACCTGCACGGCGTCAATCCCGAGCGGGCACTGCGGCACGTGAACGGGGTTCCCGCTTTTCTCGTCGCGGCGGACGGGTTGAAGTTCCGGCCGAAGCTGCTGCTGGACACCGGGGAGGGGTGA
- the rpsT gene encoding 30S ribosomal protein S20 codes for MALRHKSAQKRHRQSLKRRLINRSRKSTIKTFTKKAVAAAGAGAENATELHRKAESLIDKAAKGSTLHKNTAARKKSRLAKALNKAKAAQQA; via the coding sequence ATGGCCCTGCGTCACAAGTCTGCCCAGAAGCGTCACCGCCAGAGCCTCAAGCGGCGCCTGATCAACCGCAGCCGCAAGAGCACCATCAAGACCTTTACCAAGAAGGCCGTCGCCGCCGCGGGCGCGGGCGCCGAAAACGCGACCGAGCTGCACCGCAAGGCCGAGAGCCTGATCGACAAGGCTGCCAAGGGCAGCACCCTGCACAAGAACACCGCGGCCCGCAAGAAGAGCCGCCTGGCGAAGGCCCTGAATAAGGCCAAGGCCGCCCAGCAGGCGTAA
- a CDS encoding PLP-dependent aminotransferase family protein translates to MTGAPDELRPPLPGEALHARVARTLREAILAGTVAEGTQLPGHRALAARLGVSRNTLVDALAQLDAEGYVRTRGRSGTRVAVPGPARVEEAQPPLPLSAWATRALAGHVPDAGGIYAVDFRVGQPVPDLYPAGAWAQALARQARAAGQTAPPDPDPELGPLETRRALAAYLNAERGARVTPDMVMLTGGTQASLDALARVFLEEGRVAALEDPTYPGARAALGATGATLLPVPVDAAGLDPAALPERATLLYLTPGAQYPTTVALPAARQAEVVAWARRTGALILEDDYAADLHHAARPPAAMQGLAPERVILLGSFSKSLAPVTRSGYLVAPERVTRLLAGTRPLTDRAPATLDALALADVLASGAYARHLRRARQVIRHRHEVLLAALASALPGWTVTPARAGLHVHVTLPPPLSEEEAVRLATGVGVALTPAAPLARRPRPPAVLLAFAHLSPDRIREGVARLAGAFTWNLNP, encoded by the coding sequence GTGACCGGAGCGCCCGACGAGTTGCGCCCCCCCCTCCCCGGCGAGGCCCTGCACGCCCGGGTCGCCCGCACCCTGCGAGAGGCGATCCTGGCGGGCACGGTCGCCGAGGGCACCCAGCTGCCGGGGCACCGCGCCCTCGCCGCGCGGCTGGGCGTATCGCGCAACACGCTGGTGGACGCGCTCGCCCAACTCGACGCCGAGGGCTACGTGCGGACGCGAGGCCGCAGCGGCACCCGGGTCGCGGTTCCCGGCCCGGCGCGGGTGGAGGAGGCCCAGCCCCCCCTCCCGCTGAGCGCCTGGGCGACGCGGGCGCTGGCGGGTCACGTGCCCGACGCGGGCGGCATCTACGCGGTGGACTTCCGGGTGGGACAGCCCGTGCCCGACCTGTACCCGGCGGGGGCGTGGGCGCAGGCCCTGGCGCGGCAGGCCCGGGCGGCAGGACAGACGGCCCCCCCCGACCCTGACCCCGAACTCGGCCCACTCGAAACCCGCCGCGCCCTCGCCGCCTACCTCAATGCCGAGCGGGGCGCCCGGGTCACCCCCGACATGGTGATGCTGACGGGCGGGACCCAGGCCTCGCTGGACGCCCTCGCCCGGGTCTTTCTGGAGGAGGGCCGGGTCGCGGCACTGGAGGACCCCACCTATCCCGGCGCGCGGGCGGCCCTGGGGGCAACCGGGGCCACCCTCCTCCCCGTTCCGGTGGATGCGGCGGGACTGGACCCGGCGGCGCTGCCGGAGCGGGCGACCCTGCTCTACCTGACCCCGGGGGCGCAGTACCCCACGACGGTCGCGCTCCCCGCCGCGCGGCAAGCGGAGGTGGTCGCCTGGGCGCGGCGGACGGGCGCCCTGATCCTGGAGGACGACTACGCTGCCGACCTGCACCACGCGGCGAGACCCCCGGCAGCGATGCAGGGCCTCGCCCCCGAGCGGGTGATCCTGCTGGGAAGTTTCAGCAAGAGCCTGGCGCCCGTCACCCGCAGCGGCTACCTCGTCGCACCCGAGCGGGTCACGCGGCTCCTCGCCGGGACCCGGCCCCTCACCGACCGGGCCCCCGCCACGCTGGACGCCCTGGCGCTCGCCGACGTGCTCGCCTCGGGAGCCTACGCCCGCCACCTGCGCCGTGCCCGGCAGGTGATCCGCCACCGGCACGAGGTCCTGCTCGCGGCCCTGGCGTCGGCGTTGCCCGGCTGGACGGTCACCCCCGCCCGCGCGGGCCTCCATGTCCACGTGACCCTGCCCCCACCGCTGTCCGAGGAGGAGGCCGTGCGCCTGGCCACCGGGGTAGGGGTGGCCCTGACGCCCGCCGCCCCGCTTGCCCGGCGTCCCCGGCCCCCCGCCGTCCTGCTGGCCTTCGCGCACCTGAGTCCCGACCGCATCCGGGAGGGCGTGGCGCGGCTGGCGGGAGCTTTTACATGGAATCTTAATCCGTAG
- a CDS encoding aminoglycoside phosphotransferase family protein, translating into MSPPLRTTLHAVIAHPDGQRVAAVSGMLPSAVVTENTFVGSGISGAFPALAPWLAPLRRLGFARLPTEPDGTLVRESIWQLDPVTDVSGVEWATPDALPEHQQFWAESALTPIPDLRPEFARPGWAAGALAWLDGELREQGLTRRGWPDPLKHWGISALWRVPLVEGGPLYLKAVPAFFAREVPVTCLLSREIPGAAPPVLAADTGRNLLLLAHAGDVPDEAENGVTLAAHLAWVQRASLPLLPEFRALGLPDHGPEWVTSLLPELLRDEHFMVGEAEGLTPDEAAKLRALEPRVREACARLAASPLPRVAGHGDLHRWNTVRDGEGQWTLLDWSDASVTHPFLDADPAYLAPEDAGADTLEAVENAYLSAWTDLLPLPELRALLREARLVGEVYRALGYTHAINLHLEDRAGWRAAHLEHLRGLLLRAAEPALPLS; encoded by the coding sequence ATGTCCCCGCCGCTGCGAACGACCCTCCACGCCGTCATCGCCCACCCGGACGGCCAGCGGGTGGCGGCGGTGAGTGGAATGCTGCCCAGCGCGGTGGTCACGGAAAACACTTTCGTGGGCAGCGGGATTTCAGGTGCCTTCCCGGCCCTGGCCCCCTGGCTGGCCCCGCTGCGGCGGCTCGGGTTCGCGCGGCTGCCGACGGAGCCGGACGGCACCCTGGTCCGCGAGTCCATCTGGCAGCTTGACCCCGTGACGGACGTGAGCGGCGTGGAGTGGGCGACGCCGGACGCCCTCCCGGAGCACCAGCAATTCTGGGCCGAGTCCGCCCTCACCCCCATTCCGGACCTGCGGCCAGAGTTCGCGCGGCCGGGCTGGGCGGCCGGGGCACTGGCGTGGCTGGACGGGGAATTGCGCGAGCAGGGCCTCACGCGGCGGGGCTGGCCCGACCCCCTCAAGCACTGGGGGATCAGCGCCCTGTGGCGCGTTCCGCTGGTGGAGGGCGGTCCCCTCTACCTGAAAGCCGTCCCCGCCTTCTTCGCGCGGGAGGTGCCCGTCACCTGCCTGCTGTCGCGCGAGATTCCGGGCGCGGCCCCACCCGTCCTGGCCGCCGACACGGGGCGGAACCTGCTGCTCCTCGCCCACGCGGGAGATGTGCCGGACGAGGCGGAGAATGGCGTGACCCTCGCCGCCCACCTCGCCTGGGTGCAGCGGGCGAGTCTCCCTCTGCTGCCCGAATTCCGCGCCCTGGGACTGCCCGACCACGGCCCCGAGTGGGTGACCTCCCTCCTCCCCGAGCTGCTGCGGGACGAGCACTTCATGGTGGGGGAGGCGGAAGGGCTGACCCCGGACGAGGCGGCCAAACTCCGGGCGCTGGAGCCGCGCGTGCGGGAGGCCTGCGCCCGGCTCGCCGCGTCCCCCCTGCCCCGGGTGGCCGGGCACGGCGACCTCCACCGCTGGAACACCGTGCGGGATGGGGAGGGGCAGTGGACGCTCTTGGACTGGTCGGACGCAAGCGTGACCCATCCCTTCCTCGACGCGGACCCCGCTTATCTCGCGCCCGAGGATGCCGGGGCCGACACGCTGGAGGCCGTCGAGAACGCCTATCTGTCGGCCTGGACGGACCTTCTCCCCCTCCCCGAGTTGCGCGCGTTGCTGCGGGAGGCGCGGCTGGTGGGCGAGGTGTACCGGGCGCTGGGGTACACGCACGCGATCAATCTCCACCTGGAGGACCGGGCTGGGTGGCGCGCCGCGCACCTGGAACACCTGCGCGGCCTGCTCTTGCGTGCTGCGGAGCCCGCCTTGCCGCTATCCTGA
- a CDS encoding prephenate dehydratase, producing the protein MNGQPSVQAQEQATGGHLTVAFQGNSGAYGEIAALHALSSAGVPHAGVTTRGYPTFHEVARAVEQGEADYGALPVENSLMGAIHQSIDLLSETELHVIGEVVVRVSHCLMALPGVRLEDVRRVVSQQPALDQCTGLIRKYGLQPVAAHDTAGSAKDLAARGARDEAVIASARAAELYGLDILAREIEDEPFNYTRFMLLSRHEPVPSDVPHKISLVFAVRHTPGFLVETLSELRGLNLSRIESRPRRDRAWSYLIYVDIEGHPQDPQVAQALAGVLRKASYAKIIGSYPRALETVG; encoded by the coding sequence ATGAACGGGCAGCCGAGCGTGCAGGCGCAGGAGCAGGCCACGGGGGGGCACCTCACCGTCGCCTTTCAGGGCAATTCCGGGGCCTACGGCGAGATCGCCGCGCTGCACGCGCTGAGCAGCGCGGGGGTGCCCCACGCGGGCGTCACCACCCGCGGCTACCCCACCTTCCACGAGGTCGCGCGGGCGGTCGAGCAGGGCGAGGCCGACTACGGCGCCCTGCCCGTCGAGAACAGCCTGATGGGCGCGATCCACCAATCCATCGACCTGCTCAGCGAGACCGAGCTGCACGTGATCGGTGAGGTCGTGGTGCGCGTCAGCCACTGCCTGATGGCCCTGCCCGGCGTGCGGCTTGAGGACGTGCGGCGGGTGGTGAGCCAGCAACCCGCGCTCGACCAATGCACCGGGCTCATCCGCAAGTATGGTCTCCAGCCCGTCGCCGCCCACGACACAGCGGGCAGCGCCAAGGACCTCGCCGCGCGGGGAGCCCGGGACGAGGCCGTGATCGCCTCCGCCCGCGCCGCGGAGCTGTACGGCCTGGACATCCTGGCCCGCGAGATCGAGGACGAGCCCTTCAACTACACCCGCTTTATGCTCCTCTCGCGCCATGAGCCCGTGCCCTCGGACGTGCCGCACAAGATCAGCCTCGTCTTCGCCGTGCGCCACACGCCCGGTTTCCTGGTCGAGACGCTCAGTGAGCTGCGCGGCCTGAACCTTTCGCGCATCGAGTCGCGCCCCCGCCGCGACCGCGCCTGGAGCTACCTGATCTACGTGGATATCGAGGGTCACCCCCAGGACCCCCAGGTCGCCCAGGCCCTCGCCGGAGTGCTGAGAAAGGCGAGCTACGCGAAGATTATCGGGAGTTACCCGAGGGCACTGGAGACGGTGGGATAG
- a CDS encoding RecX family transcriptional regulator — translation MTAGDEKTPEKRQQARDDLLAYAFRALSGRALTEAELRTRLLRRTDDETLAAEVLARVQELGYQNDEGVARAEGSRRGVGGFRVRQTLKRRGVTERLIEETLATRDPDEEQADATALLERRWPSFARKRDPRASAYAFLARRGFPGAVIWAAIRQVSETAGEAMPEVELDDDEEVG, via the coding sequence GTGACAGCGGGCGACGAAAAGACCCCCGAGAAGCGGCAACAGGCCCGCGACGACCTGCTCGCCTACGCCTTCCGGGCGCTCTCGGGCCGAGCACTGACCGAGGCCGAACTCCGCACCCGGTTGCTGCGCCGCACCGATGATGAGACGCTGGCGGCGGAGGTGCTCGCCCGCGTGCAGGAGCTGGGCTACCAGAACGACGAGGGGGTGGCGCGGGCGGAGGGAAGCCGCCGTGGCGTGGGTGGCTTCCGGGTGCGCCAGACCCTCAAACGCCGCGGCGTGACGGAGAGGCTGATCGAGGAGACGCTCGCCACCCGCGATCCGGACGAGGAGCAGGCCGACGCGACCGCCCTGCTGGAGCGCCGCTGGCCGAGTTTTGCCCGCAAGCGTGACCCCCGGGCGAGCGCCTACGCCTTCCTGGCCCGGCGCGGGTTTCCGGGGGCGGTAATCTGGGCGGCGATCCGCCAGGTGTCGGAGACGGCAGGCGAGGCCATGCCTGAGGTGGAGTTGGACGATGACGAGGAGGTGGGGTGA